A DNA window from Selenomonas sp. oral taxon 126 contains the following coding sequences:
- the radA gene encoding DNA repair protein RadA: MAKKKKTAYVCQNCGYDTLKWMGKCPGCGAWNSLVEELVTPPAEERRGVGTGNAERPQAIGEIAVEDLPRFSTGSGELDRVLGGGVIPGSMVLIVGDPGVGKSSLTLRVSADIARAGQRVLYVTGEESARQIRMRADRLQAIADDLLVVSETNLDAICAHVEREQPALFIIDSIQTMYRPDIESAPGSVSQVRECAMELMRVAKTAGIAVFVIGHVTKEGSLAGPRVLEHIVDTVLYFEGERNAEYRVLRAVKNRFGSTNELGLFEMRDVGLVDVPDASKLFLSERAMESGSIIVPTVEGTRPLLVEVQALVAPTPYQPPRRTADSVDVKRIQLLLAVLEKRVKLPIGAADVYVKVAGGIRLDEPAADLALCVAMASSFANRLPRPHMVVCGEVGLSGEVRAVSQAELRVAEARRLGFHAALLPMKNYRQLQGKFDDMQLFGAENIGDALKCAMPKNI, encoded by the coding sequence ATGGCAAAGAAGAAAAAGACCGCATACGTCTGCCAGAACTGTGGCTATGATACGCTCAAGTGGATGGGGAAATGCCCCGGCTGCGGCGCATGGAACTCCCTCGTGGAGGAGCTTGTCACGCCGCCCGCAGAGGAGCGCAGGGGCGTCGGTACGGGGAATGCGGAGCGTCCGCAGGCAATCGGCGAGATTGCCGTTGAGGATCTGCCGCGCTTCTCGACCGGATCGGGGGAACTTGACCGTGTGCTCGGCGGTGGTGTCATCCCCGGCTCGATGGTGCTCATCGTCGGCGATCCCGGCGTCGGCAAGTCAAGTCTCACGCTGCGCGTTTCGGCGGATATTGCACGCGCAGGACAACGTGTTCTCTATGTGACGGGGGAGGAGAGCGCACGGCAGATCCGCATGCGTGCGGATCGTCTGCAGGCGATTGCAGACGACCTTCTCGTCGTCAGCGAGACGAATCTCGATGCGATCTGCGCCCATGTGGAGCGCGAGCAGCCCGCACTCTTCATCATCGATTCCATCCAGACCATGTACCGCCCAGACATTGAGAGCGCGCCCGGTAGCGTCTCACAGGTGCGCGAGTGCGCGATGGAGCTCATGCGCGTTGCAAAGACGGCGGGCATCGCGGTATTTGTCATCGGTCATGTGACGAAGGAGGGCAGCCTCGCAGGACCGCGCGTCCTCGAGCACATCGTGGACACCGTGCTCTACTTCGAGGGGGAGCGCAACGCCGAGTACCGCGTCCTGCGCGCCGTGAAAAACCGATTCGGCAGCACGAACGAACTTGGTCTGTTCGAGATGCGCGACGTCGGGCTTGTCGATGTGCCGGACGCATCGAAGCTCTTTCTCTCCGAGCGCGCAATGGAGAGCGGATCGATCATCGTGCCGACGGTGGAGGGTACGCGTCCGCTGCTCGTCGAGGTGCAGGCACTCGTTGCGCCGACGCCGTATCAGCCGCCGCGCAGAACGGCGGACTCCGTCGATGTGAAGCGCATCCAGCTGCTCCTTGCCGTGCTCGAAAAGCGTGTTAAGCTGCCCATCGGCGCGGCGGATGTCTACGTCAAGGTCGCGGGCGGCATCCGCCTCGACGAGCCCGCCGCCGATCTCGCGCTCTGCGTTGCAATGGCATCGAGCTTTGCGAACCGTCTGCCGCGTCCGCATATGGTCGTCTGCGGTGAGGTCGGGCTCTCGGGCGAGGTGCGCGCCGTCTCGCAGGCGGAGCTGCGCGTCGCCGAGGCACGGCGGCTCGGCTTTCATGCGGCGCTTCTGCCGATGAAGAACTATCGGCAGCTGCAAGGCAAGTTCGACGATATGCAGCTCTTTGGTGCAGAGAATATTGGCGACGCACTGAAATGTGCGATGCCAAAAAATATTTAA
- a CDS encoding flagellar hook-length control protein FliK: MNASNLMAVTQADGISAGAGAPKGRSGSAGNRAQATSGKNSFSDTFGALQKGMDAEAAKPETRGTSADAAQTKVPQTESTAPSQDTQDVTAETPKIVGQKSSEPGTEKTASVDESTAPTAVVAALAALVNTDTALVNGDVNEGLDAALTEILERYELTAEQLGGTKLRTAVQSLLQQLPEDAVKSGNLLRALEGQPLAQETENAQLPVQQETVAQDIPAPIMRLAALDSALPAHLRAALNTEPAPTVENAPVLTVETLPTGSIPAAEMNDSRNAANIAPIVEEQTENLQAATEKIATPILRAQAEQPQNEGRAAAELVGENLTTEDGTVNPLTVLAQRTMRHDMAQGDAAGQGMQQEQTAQQGEAQQPARMTAVPFEMPTRTTETAPQPTQPIAAQTGTTPAPVQEAASPAPAQEAQRPQADYEIPRQIVEQARLLRTLTDTQMVIRLRPEHLGELTLRVAVGRDGAVQASFHSDNAQVRNVIENSLVQLRQELNNQGLKVDRVGVYTGLADGQMPQGQGQEAWQQSSSHRGETTYYGRGDADDYLDEVEGLTPITAEENNGNAATDGVDYRV, encoded by the coding sequence ATGAATGCAAGCAATCTCATGGCTGTAACACAGGCTGATGGGATCTCCGCAGGGGCAGGCGCGCCGAAGGGGCGCAGCGGATCGGCGGGGAATCGTGCGCAGGCAACCTCAGGGAAGAATTCGTTCAGCGATACGTTTGGCGCACTGCAAAAGGGAATGGATGCAGAGGCGGCAAAACCGGAGACGCGTGGGACTTCCGCCGATGCAGCACAGACGAAAGTGCCGCAGACGGAGAGCACTGCGCCGTCGCAGGACACACAGGATGTGACGGCAGAGACGCCGAAAATCGTCGGTCAGAAATCGTCTGAACCCGGCACAGAGAAGACAGCGTCCGTAGACGAGTCCACAGCTCCGACTGCCGTCGTAGCGGCACTGGCGGCTCTCGTGAATACGGACACCGCGCTCGTGAACGGCGATGTGAACGAGGGGCTCGATGCCGCACTCACAGAGATCTTGGAGCGCTATGAACTGACGGCGGAGCAGCTCGGCGGTACGAAGCTGCGGACTGCTGTGCAGAGTCTCCTGCAGCAGCTGCCGGAGGATGCGGTGAAGAGTGGCAATCTCCTCCGCGCACTCGAGGGACAGCCGCTCGCACAGGAGACTGAGAATGCACAGCTGCCCGTACAGCAGGAAACCGTGGCACAGGATATCCCTGCGCCGATTATGCGTCTCGCGGCGCTTGATTCCGCGTTGCCCGCGCATCTGCGCGCCGCGCTCAATACAGAGCCGGCACCGACGGTCGAGAATGCACCTGTACTCACGGTGGAGACACTTCCGACGGGCTCGATTCCTGCGGCAGAGATGAACGACTCGCGCAATGCTGCAAATATTGCTCCCATTGTTGAGGAACAGACAGAGAACCTGCAGGCGGCGACAGAGAAAATTGCTACTCCGATCCTCAGAGCTCAGGCAGAGCAGCCTCAGAATGAGGGGCGCGCCGCAGCCGAGCTCGTCGGAGAAAATCTGACGACGGAGGACGGCACGGTCAATCCGCTCACCGTACTCGCACAGCGTACGATGCGTCACGACATGGCGCAGGGTGATGCGGCGGGACAGGGGATGCAGCAGGAACAGACCGCGCAGCAGGGCGAGGCGCAGCAGCCTGCCCGCATGACAGCGGTTCCGTTCGAGATGCCGACGCGTACAACAGAGACTGCACCGCAGCCCACACAGCCCATTGCGGCGCAGACCGGGACAACGCCGGCTCCGGTACAGGAGGCAGCCTCTCCCGCCCCGGCACAGGAGGCACAGCGTCCACAGGCGGACTATGAGATTCCGCGTCAGATCGTAGAGCAGGCACGGCTTCTCCGTACGCTCACAGATACGCAGATGGTCATTCGTCTGCGGCCGGAGCATCTCGGCGAACTGACACTGCGTGTCGCCGTTGGCAGAGACGGTGCTGTGCAGGCATCGTTCCACAGCGACAATGCGCAGGTTCGCAACGTGATCGAGAATTCCCTCGTCCAGCTCCGGCAGGAGCTGAACAATCAGGGGCTGAAGGTTGACCGCGTTGGTGTCTACACAGGTCTCGCGGACGGTCAGATGCCGCAGGGACAGGGGCAGGAAGCGTGGCAGCAGAGTAGCAGCCATCGCGGGGAGACGACGTACTATGGACGCGGGGATGCCGACGACTATCTCGACGAGGTCGAGGGGCTTACTCCCATTACGGCAGAAGAAAATAACGGAAATGCTGCCACGGATGGCGTAGACTATCGCGTATAG
- a CDS encoding flagellar hook assembly protein FlgD, with the protein MASSNPLNTINVGGVVQKLSDYEAAQNQAKAKDKKNDALGKDAFLKLLVTQMRYQDPLDPQDNSEYLSQLAQFSALEQMTNVSKGLEKVSKIVDNINSSVLIGQLSGMIGQPVQWNSVVMGEDKKPLKNSDGTVKTQSYEGKIIGVSITDGQPSVIADVNGKIHQVQVSEIVRVGRLTPEKKP; encoded by the coding sequence GTGGCAAGTTCAAATCCACTGAATACAATCAACGTCGGCGGTGTTGTGCAGAAACTGTCCGACTACGAGGCGGCGCAGAATCAGGCGAAAGCGAAGGACAAGAAGAACGACGCTCTTGGAAAGGACGCTTTCCTGAAACTGCTCGTCACGCAGATGCGCTATCAGGATCCACTTGACCCGCAGGACAACAGTGAGTACCTCTCACAGCTCGCGCAGTTCTCGGCGCTCGAGCAGATGACGAATGTCTCCAAGGGGCTTGAGAAGGTGTCGAAGATTGTCGACAACATCAACTCTTCTGTCCTCATTGGGCAGTTGAGCGGCATGATCGGTCAGCCCGTCCAGTGGAACAGCGTGGTTATGGGCGAGGATAAAAAGCCTCTCAAGAACAGCGATGGAACGGTGAAGACGCAGAGCTACGAGGGAAAGATCATCGGTGTCAGCATCACCGACGGTCAGCCAAGCGTTATTGCCGATGTGAATGGTAAGATCCATCAGGTTCAGGTTTCGGAAATCGTGCGTGTTGGTCGCCTCACGCCTGAAAAGAAGCCCTGA
- a CDS encoding LysR family transcriptional regulator translates to MELAQLKYFQVMANIRHFTRAARMLDVTQPALSRSMAKLERDLDVPLFKRNEGEIELTTEGERLLRRVDRILREVDSAREEASSAGAEVSREFRLSFIHSLGSYALPHILQDFRANYPDIRIQLNQQDSATLAQQVAAGETDLCLCSTLPTTEYSAWVYLWSEELFVTVPLGHPFAERKSINLNELEDESLIAMKSSYSLRILVDQFFDLAGIHPEITFEGDDVSTISGLVAAGLGVSLLPKLAGVEHPELRYIPVSFPICKRAVGVAWNTQRQLPPAAVCFQQFLIRRFDNADEKMETV, encoded by the coding sequence ATGGAACTTGCACAGCTAAAATATTTTCAGGTCATGGCAAACATCCGCCACTTTACGCGTGCGGCGCGTATGCTCGACGTGACCCAGCCTGCACTCAGCCGCTCGATGGCAAAGCTCGAAAGGGATCTGGATGTCCCCCTCTTCAAGCGCAATGAAGGCGAGATCGAACTGACGACGGAGGGAGAACGTCTCCTGCGTCGCGTGGATCGCATTCTGCGCGAGGTGGACAGTGCCCGAGAGGAAGCGAGCAGCGCGGGCGCGGAGGTCTCGCGGGAGTTTCGACTCTCCTTTATCCACTCGCTCGGCAGCTATGCCCTGCCTCATATCCTACAGGATTTTCGCGCAAACTATCCGGACATCCGCATCCAGCTCAATCAACAGGACTCCGCAACGCTCGCACAACAGGTTGCCGCAGGTGAAACGGATCTCTGCCTCTGCTCTACCCTACCTACGACAGAGTATAGCGCATGGGTCTATCTCTGGTCTGAGGAGCTCTTTGTCACCGTACCGCTCGGACACCCGTTTGCAGAACGCAAGAGCATCAATCTGAATGAGCTCGAAGATGAATCACTGATTGCGATGAAGAGCAGCTACAGTCTGCGTATCCTCGTCGATCAGTTCTTCGATCTTGCGGGCATTCATCCCGAGATCACCTTCGAGGGTGACGATGTGTCGACGATCTCGGGGCTGGTCGCCGCAGGTCTCGGCGTCAGCCTCCTGCCGAAGCTCGCGGGGGTCGAGCACCCCGAGTTGCGCTACATCCCAGTCTCGTTCCCGATCTGCAAGCGCGCGGTCGGTGTCGCGTGGAATACGCAGCGCCAGCTTCCACCTGCAGCCGTCTGTTTCCAACAGTTCCTGATCCGACGCTTTGACAATGCGGACGAAAAGATGGAGACAGTGTGA
- a CDS encoding NCS2 family permease, whose translation MEMQGTPPSFIERYFKIREKGSTVRTELLAGMTTFIAMAYILFVNPNILADAGIPKDAAIASTIWIAALASMAMGVFANYPVALAPGMGLNAFFAYYVCGVLGLHWTVALGAVFFSGVLFLILTVGGIRQAIINAVPRDLKLAISVGIGLFIAFIGLKGTGLIVENSATYVSLGHVTAPTTLLSLFGLLFTAALMARNVHGSILIGIFVTTILAMVLGMTPAPQGIGDIISTSLPHMGETFGQLDLAGAWNYGLVSIIFTFTVVELFDNMGTLIGLTTKAKMVKSDGHIENIDKALTTDAVGTMVSAVFGTSTVTSYIESAAGIAAGGRTGLTALAAGVLFLAALLFTPLIGLVPAFATAPALILVGALLMSEVGKIDFGDFTNALPAFLTIIMMPLTSSIANGFAFGFISYTIMKLFAGQYKKVSWIMYLVSIAFLINLALRS comes from the coding sequence ATGGAGATGCAGGGAACGCCGCCATCCTTTATCGAGCGGTATTTCAAAATCCGCGAAAAGGGCTCGACCGTGCGCACGGAGCTGCTTGCGGGCATGACCACCTTTATTGCGATGGCGTACATCCTTTTCGTCAATCCGAACATTCTCGCGGATGCGGGGATTCCGAAGGATGCGGCGATCGCCTCGACGATCTGGATTGCGGCGCTCGCCTCCATGGCGATGGGCGTGTTTGCGAATTATCCCGTTGCGCTCGCTCCGGGCATGGGACTCAACGCGTTCTTTGCCTACTATGTCTGCGGCGTTCTCGGGCTGCATTGGACGGTCGCGCTCGGTGCGGTTTTCTTCTCGGGCGTGCTCTTCCTCATCCTGACGGTCGGCGGCATCCGACAGGCAATCATCAATGCCGTACCGCGTGATCTGAAACTCGCAATCAGCGTGGGCATCGGACTATTTATTGCATTCATCGGTCTCAAAGGGACGGGGCTCATCGTCGAGAACTCGGCGACCTATGTCTCGCTCGGTCATGTGACCGCGCCGACGACTCTGCTCTCCCTCTTCGGGCTGCTCTTTACTGCGGCACTCATGGCGCGTAATGTGCACGGCTCGATCCTGATCGGCATTTTCGTCACCACGATCCTCGCGATGGTGCTTGGCATGACGCCTGCGCCACAGGGGATCGGTGATATCATCAGCACCTCGCTCCCGCACATGGGGGAGACCTTCGGTCAGCTCGATCTCGCGGGCGCGTGGAACTACGGTCTTGTCTCCATTATCTTTACGTTCACGGTCGTCGAGCTCTTCGATAATATGGGCACGCTCATCGGACTCACGACGAAGGCGAAGATGGTCAAGTCCGACGGTCATATCGAGAACATCGACAAGGCGTTGACGACGGATGCGGTCGGTACGATGGTGTCTGCCGTATTCGGTACGTCCACGGTCACATCCTACATCGAGAGTGCGGCGGGCATTGCCGCCGGCGGTCGCACGGGACTCACGGCGCTCGCAGCGGGTGTGCTCTTCCTTGCCGCTCTCCTCTTTACGCCGCTGATCGGACTTGTGCCCGCATTTGCAACAGCGCCCGCACTCATCCTTGTCGGTGCGCTGCTCATGTCCGAGGTCGGCAAGATCGACTTCGGTGACTTTACGAATGCCCTGCCGGCGTTTCTGACGATCATCATGATGCCGCTCACCTCGAGCATTGCAAACGGCTTTGCATTCGGCTTTATCAGTTACACGATCATGAAGCTCTTTGCGGGGCAGTATAAGAAGGTCAGCTGGATCATGTACCTGGTCTCGATTGCCTTCCTCATCAATCTCGCGCTGCGTTCGTAA
- a CDS encoding ComEC/Rec2 family competence protein, whose protein sequence is MNIKKWATSALAALIFFCAPLLGGCMGTTAPANSAGQTAEGTITVKVLNIGQGDSILIQTPEKTVLVDTSDVDERDKLRAELKKADVKKIDTVILTHPHADHIGGMDVLLDEYTVGMVYDNGMPSTSKLFLGYVKKLKDKHIERKGLVAGDRVDLGGGAVFEVLGPSAELVKEGNVKGYKHDPNNESVVGRLVYGNFSMMLTGDAEKKEEKEILAGGSPVQSTILKSGHHGSKTSSTADFLRAVRPEAALISCGVNNDYGHPHKETMKKYHALDIPVYVTAANGTITVTSDGKTYDISVEKGEKQ, encoded by the coding sequence ATGAACATCAAAAAGTGGGCGACATCCGCCCTCGCTGCGCTCATATTCTTCTGTGCGCCGCTCCTTGGCGGCTGCATGGGGACGACTGCGCCTGCAAACTCTGCCGGGCAAACGGCAGAGGGAACGATTACGGTCAAGGTGCTGAACATCGGGCAGGGGGACTCCATCCTCATTCAGACACCTGAAAAGACCGTACTCGTGGATACGAGCGATGTGGACGAGCGCGACAAGCTGCGCGCCGAGCTGAAGAAGGCGGACGTGAAAAAGATCGACACTGTCATCCTCACTCACCCGCACGCCGACCACATCGGCGGCATGGATGTCCTGCTTGACGAATACACCGTCGGCATGGTCTACGACAACGGCATGCCCTCGACCTCGAAGCTCTTTCTCGGCTATGTGAAAAAACTCAAGGACAAGCATATCGAGCGCAAGGGACTGGTTGCAGGTGACCGCGTCGATCTCGGCGGCGGTGCCGTGTTCGAGGTGCTCGGTCCCTCGGCAGAGCTCGTGAAGGAGGGCAATGTCAAGGGCTACAAGCACGACCCGAACAACGAGTCTGTCGTCGGACGGCTGGTCTACGGCAACTTCTCCATGATGCTGACGGGCGATGCGGAGAAGAAGGAGGAAAAGGAAATCCTTGCGGGCGGAAGCCCCGTGCAGAGCACGATTCTGAAATCGGGGCATCACGGCAGCAAGACCTCCTCCACGGCGGACTTCCTGCGCGCCGTAAGGCCCGAGGCTGCGCTCATCTCCTGCGGCGTGAACAACGACTACGGTCATCCGCACAAGGAGACGATGAAGAAATACCACGCGCTCGACATTCCCGTCTATGTGACGGCGGCGAATGGGACGATCACGGTGACGAGCGACGGGAAGACCTATGATATTTCCGTGGAAAAGGGGGAGAAACAATGA
- a CDS encoding DUF3006 domain-containing protein has product MISAYLDRFEGKYAVLLLGDAMEKVNFPKAFLPADISEGDYLTISMERDVAATEAAEDEALELLKG; this is encoded by the coding sequence ATGATTTCCGCCTATCTTGACCGCTTTGAGGGGAAGTACGCCGTGCTGCTGCTCGGCGATGCGATGGAGAAGGTCAATTTCCCCAAAGCGTTTCTTCCTGCGGATATTTCCGAGGGAGATTATCTGACGATTTCGATGGAACGCGACGTAGCTGCCACGGAGGCAGCTGAGGACGAGGCATTAGAGTTGCTGAAGGGATGA
- a CDS encoding N-acetylmuramoyl-L-alanine amidase family protein produces MALIRWNVCARTLLTVAALFVCFCTFLAGTGEAKGKTHRLMSIETQEVEIDGRAAVRIQIGVNRADLSYALAPLEHGDNELVLALEDVKLDKKFPKEYAPLGAIVEQITVTPEGKRQAVLRIKAGSSLLHEDAYRIYTVPGDARGKTKEYLVIDIFADDGSVGEQIDLHGHTVVLDPGHGGSDTGAIGYSGVREKDVALAVSLRTEQLLRGAGAEVVMTRTKDVDVGPAGSTDAGELQARVDVSLAHPSAELFLSVHCNAFTNPEAHGMETYYYPKTDADEHFATLLNEELAAAGGLFNRGVKYARFYLLRHTEIPASLVELGFLSNPDEEALLADADYQEQMAQALFHAIARYFNERGEEK; encoded by the coding sequence TTGGCATTGATACGGTGGAATGTATGTGCAAGGACGCTGCTCACAGTGGCAGCGCTTTTTGTCTGTTTCTGTACTTTTTTGGCAGGGACGGGCGAGGCGAAAGGCAAGACGCACCGCCTCATGAGCATCGAGACGCAGGAGGTGGAGATCGACGGGCGTGCAGCCGTGCGCATTCAGATCGGTGTGAACCGCGCAGATCTCTCCTATGCGCTTGCTCCGCTTGAACACGGTGACAACGAGCTCGTCCTCGCACTCGAGGATGTGAAGCTCGATAAGAAATTTCCGAAGGAATATGCGCCGTTAGGGGCGATTGTCGAGCAGATTACGGTCACGCCGGAGGGCAAGCGCCAGGCTGTCCTGCGCATCAAGGCAGGATCTTCTCTCCTCCATGAGGACGCCTATCGCATCTATACCGTGCCGGGCGACGCGCGCGGAAAGACGAAGGAATATCTCGTCATCGACATCTTTGCCGATGATGGGAGCGTGGGGGAACAAATTGATCTGCACGGGCATACCGTCGTCCTCGACCCGGGACACGGGGGCAGCGACACGGGGGCGATCGGCTACTCGGGTGTGCGCGAAAAGGATGTGGCACTTGCCGTTTCCCTGCGTACGGAGCAGCTCCTGCGCGGCGCAGGTGCAGAGGTCGTCATGACGCGCACGAAGGACGTGGATGTCGGTCCTGCGGGCAGCACCGATGCGGGGGAACTGCAGGCACGTGTGGATGTGAGTCTTGCGCATCCGTCGGCAGAACTATTCCTCTCCGTGCACTGCAACGCGTTTACGAACCCCGAGGCACACGGCATGGAGACCTACTACTACCCGAAGACGGACGCAGACGAGCACTTTGCGACCCTCCTCAATGAGGAGCTTGCCGCTGCGGGCGGACTTTTCAATCGCGGTGTCAAATACGCGAGATTCTATCTCCTGCGGCATACGGAGATCCCCGCCTCCCTCGTGGAACTCGGCTTTCTCTCGAACCCGGACGAGGAAGCACTGCTTGCAGATGCGGATTATCAGGAGCAGATGGCACAGGCACTCTTTCATGCCATTGCACGTTATTTCAATGAGAGAGGAGAAGAAAAGTGA